One window of the Anoplolepis gracilipes chromosome 9, ASM4749672v1, whole genome shotgun sequence genome contains the following:
- the LOC140669774 gene encoding uncharacterized protein isoform X2, which yields MMLPQVLKHLELSELEEYCVNELNGMSKARILAKLNGKPMLESSDTSESDDSGPSLEIISDTEEWLTDDDTPKKENGRQKKLIKKDKINKRKTHIKKNDPEKLNSKAKCSIKSENNDKTNKNIKIKKEDEKDKGKDGDSLLDLLELEMRARAIRALIRKEEDIIPSTNSSEINDNQTIENNIGTRHDDDKAKENCRKQLEQIISAQQSKGEDEGEDVVLVIQPTPVVELLSSDSDGGGHDETRASQKEKGRVTETGKSASGSDENAKNSSKILTTQITGIHNTNIVTKTDLSSETRTIMPDRSVDIKNNTLSISISADNVAERRKKSKKKSHTKLLTSSTSENTSKSKQINTTEIIEQSSDVNTTEQLNLFDNNVITEEKNKTKEEISKESRIEADKLTDLDEVIDLDDLDDYCDVMDIENCDEEKSQDEVILSSQEEPKQSASEETLPKSDSMETWASRYYQTDDVQNVIKESKIQSEIRKRLRERQRLSKLSKSPNLNLSSQSSSTDTAVTSEKTPTGSVEEYLALKRAINANVNTTTNDNNTTQDNPPEIINSNSDINVKEITVPDESISTHQECTDNNAQKDITSEIIGSTELAEAIVETKHDTQPD from the exons ATGATGCTGCCTCAAGTTTTGAAA CATCTAGAGTTAAGTGAACTAGAAGAATACTGTGTCAATGAATTAAATGGTATGTCTAAAGCTAGAATATTAGCAAAATTAAATGGCAAACCTATGTTGGAATCTTCAGACACAAGTGAATCAGATGATTCAG GACCTTCTCTAGAAATCATTTCTGATACAGAAGAATGGTTGACAGATGATGATACACCCAAAAAGGAAAATGGTAgacaaaaaaagttaataaaaaaagataaaataaataaaagaaaaacacatattaagaaaaatgatcCAGAGAAGCTTAATTCTAAAGCAAAATGTAGtattaaaagtgaaaataatgataaaactaataagaatattaaaattaaaaaagaggaTGAAAAAGACAAAGGAAAAGATGGAGACAGTTTGTTggatttattagaattagaaATGCGAGCTCGCGCTATAAGAGCTTTGATACGAAAAGAGGAGGACATAATTCCATCCACTAACTCATCAGAAATAAATGACAATCAaacaatagaaaataacattGGAACGCGACACGACGATGACAAGGCAAAAGAAAACTGTCGCAAGCAGTTAGAACAAATTATCAGTGCTCAACAAAGTAAAGGCGAAGATGAAGGCGAAGATGTTGTTTTAGTAATTCAACCTACCCCAGTCGTTGAATTATTGTCTAGTGATAGTGATGGAGGAGGTCATGATGAAACACGAGCAAGTCAAAAGGAAAAGGGACGTGTAACGGAAACTGGAAAATCTGCGAGCGGTTCCGATGAAAATGCGAAGAATTCTAGCAAAATTTTAACAACTCAAATAACAGGGATACACAATACAAATATTGTAACCAAAACAGATTTAAGTAGCGAAACAAGAACAATAATGCCTGATAGAAGTGTGGATATTAAGAACAATACGTTATCAATATCAATTTCTGCAGATAACGTTGCCGAGAGAcgcaaaaaatcaaaaaaaaagtCACATACAAAATTACTTACTTCTTCTACCAGTGAAAACACTTCCAAatcaaaacaaattaatactACTGAGATTATAGAACAATCAAGTGATGTAAATACTACAGAGCAATTAAACCTTTTTGACAATAATGTTATCACGGAGGAAAAGAATAAgacaaaagaagaaatatcgAAAGAAAGTAGAATTGAAGCAGACAAATTGACAGATTTAGATGAGGTAATTGATTTAGATGATTTAGATGATTATTGTGACGTTATGGATATAGAAAATTGTGATGAAGAGAAGAGTCAAGATGAAGTTATTCTTTCTTCTCAAGAAGAACCTAAACAATCTGCATCTGAAGAAACTTTGCCAAAATCAGACTCGATGGAAACTTGGGCATCACGCTATTATCAAACTGATGATGttcaaaatgtaataaaagaatcTAAGATACAGTCTGAGATTCGCAAACGATTGAGAGAGCGTCAAAGATTATCTAAGTTGAGTAAATCACCAAATTTGAATTTGTCTTCACAATCTTCATCAACTGATACAGCTGTTACCTCCGAAAAAACTCCAACAGGATCAGTAGAGGAATATTTGGCTTTGAAGCGTGCAATAAACGCAAATGTTAACACAACTAccaatgataataatacaacACAAGATAATCCTcctgaaattattaattctaatagtgatattaatgtaaaagaaataacagtGCCAGATGAAAGTATTTCTACTCATCAAGAATGTACAGATAATAATGCACAGAAAGATATTACTTCTGAAATTATTGGATCCACCGAACTGGCAGAAGCTATTGTTGAAACAAAACATGATACTCAACCTGATtag
- the LOC140669774 gene encoding uncharacterized protein isoform X1, which translates to MSKTRNNIRSSEEHSSLSSCTSSSLSSDEEEIDTRDLKPIKNYLSNRKELARQLFKSVKPEKIRMMLPQVLKHLELSELEEYCVNELNGMSKARILAKLNGKPMLESSDTSESDDSGPSLEIISDTEEWLTDDDTPKKENGRQKKLIKKDKINKRKTHIKKNDPEKLNSKAKCSIKSENNDKTNKNIKIKKEDEKDKGKDGDSLLDLLELEMRARAIRALIRKEEDIIPSTNSSEINDNQTIENNIGTRHDDDKAKENCRKQLEQIISAQQSKGEDEGEDVVLVIQPTPVVELLSSDSDGGGHDETRASQKEKGRVTETGKSASGSDENAKNSSKILTTQITGIHNTNIVTKTDLSSETRTIMPDRSVDIKNNTLSISISADNVAERRKKSKKKSHTKLLTSSTSENTSKSKQINTTEIIEQSSDVNTTEQLNLFDNNVITEEKNKTKEEISKESRIEADKLTDLDEVIDLDDLDDYCDVMDIENCDEEKSQDEVILSSQEEPKQSASEETLPKSDSMETWASRYYQTDDVQNVIKESKIQSEIRKRLRERQRLSKLSKSPNLNLSSQSSSTDTAVTSEKTPTGSVEEYLALKRAINANVNTTTNDNNTTQDNPPEIINSNSDINVKEITVPDESISTHQECTDNNAQKDITSEIIGSTELAEAIVETKHDTQPD; encoded by the exons atgtccaagactagaaataatatacgtagcAGTGag gAACACAGCAGTCTATCTTCTTGTACATCTTCATCATTATCATCAGATGAAGAAGAAATTGATACAAGAGATTTAAAAccaattaagaattatttatctaatcgCAAGGAATTAGCTCGACAACTTTTTAAATCTGTTAAGCCAGAAAAGATTCGTATGATGCTGCCTCAAGTTTTGAAA CATCTAGAGTTAAGTGAACTAGAAGAATACTGTGTCAATGAATTAAATGGTATGTCTAAAGCTAGAATATTAGCAAAATTAAATGGCAAACCTATGTTGGAATCTTCAGACACAAGTGAATCAGATGATTCAG GACCTTCTCTAGAAATCATTTCTGATACAGAAGAATGGTTGACAGATGATGATACACCCAAAAAGGAAAATGGTAgacaaaaaaagttaataaaaaaagataaaataaataaaagaaaaacacatattaagaaaaatgatcCAGAGAAGCTTAATTCTAAAGCAAAATGTAGtattaaaagtgaaaataatgataaaactaataagaatattaaaattaaaaaagaggaTGAAAAAGACAAAGGAAAAGATGGAGACAGTTTGTTggatttattagaattagaaATGCGAGCTCGCGCTATAAGAGCTTTGATACGAAAAGAGGAGGACATAATTCCATCCACTAACTCATCAGAAATAAATGACAATCAaacaatagaaaataacattGGAACGCGACACGACGATGACAAGGCAAAAGAAAACTGTCGCAAGCAGTTAGAACAAATTATCAGTGCTCAACAAAGTAAAGGCGAAGATGAAGGCGAAGATGTTGTTTTAGTAATTCAACCTACCCCAGTCGTTGAATTATTGTCTAGTGATAGTGATGGAGGAGGTCATGATGAAACACGAGCAAGTCAAAAGGAAAAGGGACGTGTAACGGAAACTGGAAAATCTGCGAGCGGTTCCGATGAAAATGCGAAGAATTCTAGCAAAATTTTAACAACTCAAATAACAGGGATACACAATACAAATATTGTAACCAAAACAGATTTAAGTAGCGAAACAAGAACAATAATGCCTGATAGAAGTGTGGATATTAAGAACAATACGTTATCAATATCAATTTCTGCAGATAACGTTGCCGAGAGAcgcaaaaaatcaaaaaaaaagtCACATACAAAATTACTTACTTCTTCTACCAGTGAAAACACTTCCAAatcaaaacaaattaatactACTGAGATTATAGAACAATCAAGTGATGTAAATACTACAGAGCAATTAAACCTTTTTGACAATAATGTTATCACGGAGGAAAAGAATAAgacaaaagaagaaatatcgAAAGAAAGTAGAATTGAAGCAGACAAATTGACAGATTTAGATGAGGTAATTGATTTAGATGATTTAGATGATTATTGTGACGTTATGGATATAGAAAATTGTGATGAAGAGAAGAGTCAAGATGAAGTTATTCTTTCTTCTCAAGAAGAACCTAAACAATCTGCATCTGAAGAAACTTTGCCAAAATCAGACTCGATGGAAACTTGGGCATCACGCTATTATCAAACTGATGATGttcaaaatgtaataaaagaatcTAAGATACAGTCTGAGATTCGCAAACGATTGAGAGAGCGTCAAAGATTATCTAAGTTGAGTAAATCACCAAATTTGAATTTGTCTTCACAATCTTCATCAACTGATACAGCTGTTACCTCCGAAAAAACTCCAACAGGATCAGTAGAGGAATATTTGGCTTTGAAGCGTGCAATAAACGCAAATGTTAACACAACTAccaatgataataatacaacACAAGATAATCCTcctgaaattattaattctaatagtgatattaatgtaaaagaaataacagtGCCAGATGAAAGTATTTCTACTCATCAAGAATGTACAGATAATAATGCACAGAAAGATATTACTTCTGAAATTATTGGATCCACCGAACTGGCAGAAGCTATTGTTGAAACAAAACATGATACTCAACCTGATtag